A part of Bartonella quintana genomic DNA contains:
- the lon gene encoding endopeptidase La yields MQYIDEKTDGVGGEVYAVLPLRDIVVFPHMIVPLFVGREKSIRALEETMAVDKQILLVTQKNASDDDPKSEDIYDIGTFANILQLLKLPDGTVKVLVEGTARARISQFMTNEDYHQACATVTEEPRKNDVEIEALSRSVIAYFENYVKLNKKISPEIVNAISQIDNPSKLADTIASHLMIKLSEKQEILALLPVRDRLERVLSFMEGEISVLQVEKRIRSHVKRQMEKNQREYYLNEQMKAIQKELGGGDDSRDELSELEERITKTKLSKEAREKAGAEFRKLRNMSPISAEATVVRNYLDWLLSMPWGKKSKIKNNLDFAEKIMNNEHFGLEKVKERIVEYLAVQSRASKIKGPIICLLGPPGVGKTSLARSIARATGREYVRISLGGVRDEAEIRGHRRTYIGSMPGKIIQSMKKAKKSNPLFLLDEIDKMGQDFRGDPSSALLEVLDPEQNGTFIDHYLEVEYDLSDVMFITTANTLNIPGPLMDRMEIIRIAGYTECEKMEIVKQHLLPKALKDHCLTKKEFNVSDGAIRSIIQFYTREAGVRNLERELMKVARKSVTKILKTQQKSVKITENNINDFLGVKRYHYKQIEGENQIGIVTGLAWTEVGGELLTIEGVMMSGKGKMTVTGNLRDIMKESISAAASYVRFRALDFGIEPPLFDKRDIHVHVPEGATPKDGPSAGIAMVTAIVSVLTGIAVHKDIAMTGEITLRGRVLPIGGLKEKLLAALRGGIKKVLIPEENAKDLIDIPDDVKNNMEIIPISHVSEVLKHALVRFPDPIEWTESSAVSVPIRTENDTEGIQIAH; encoded by the coding sequence ATGCAGTATATTGATGAAAAGACGGATGGGGTAGGAGGAGAAGTTTACGCTGTTTTACCTCTTCGTGATATCGTTGTCTTCCCACATATGATTGTTCCACTTTTTGTAGGTCGAGAAAAATCAATTCGCGCTCTTGAAGAAACGATGGCGGTTGATAAACAGATATTATTGGTGACGCAAAAAAATGCTTCTGATGATGATCCAAAATCGGAAGATATTTATGATATTGGTACATTTGCTAATATCCTTCAACTTTTAAAGCTTCCTGATGGAACTGTAAAGGTTTTGGTTGAGGGGACTGCGCGTGCAAGAATTAGCCAATTTATGACAAATGAAGATTATCATCAGGCTTGTGCAACTGTTACAGAGGAACCTAGGAAAAATGATGTTGAGATTGAAGCTCTTTCAAGGTCGGTGATTGCTTATTTTGAAAATTATGTAAAGCTTAATAAAAAAATTTCTCCTGAAATCGTCAATGCGATTAGCCAGATTGATAATCCTTCTAAGCTTGCCGATACTATTGCTTCCCATTTGATGATTAAACTTTCAGAAAAGCAAGAAATATTAGCACTATTACCTGTGCGTGATCGCCTTGAACGTGTTCTTTCTTTCATGGAAGGAGAGATTTCTGTTTTGCAGGTTGAGAAGCGTATTCGTTCCCATGTTAAACGGCAAATGGAAAAAAACCAAAGAGAATATTATCTCAATGAGCAGATGAAGGCTATTCAAAAAGAGTTAGGAGGTGGTGATGATAGCCGCGATGAGCTCTCTGAGTTAGAAGAACGTATCACGAAGACAAAACTTTCAAAGGAAGCGCGCGAAAAGGCTGGGGCAGAATTCAGAAAATTACGGAATATGTCTCCTATATCTGCAGAGGCAACAGTTGTGCGTAACTATCTTGATTGGTTATTATCAATGCCTTGGGGTAAAAAGTCGAAGATTAAAAACAATTTAGACTTTGCTGAAAAAATCATGAATAATGAACATTTTGGTCTTGAAAAAGTCAAGGAGCGAATTGTTGAATATTTAGCAGTACAGAGTCGGGCATCAAAAATAAAAGGTCCTATTATTTGTTTGTTAGGTCCTCCTGGTGTAGGAAAAACATCACTTGCTCGCTCTATTGCAAGAGCGACGGGACGTGAATATGTTCGTATCTCCTTAGGAGGTGTGCGCGATGAAGCAGAGATTCGTGGGCATCGCCGGACATATATTGGCTCTATGCCCGGAAAAATTATTCAGTCTATGAAAAAAGCTAAAAAATCTAATCCGCTTTTCTTGCTTGATGAAATTGATAAAATGGGGCAAGATTTCCGTGGAGATCCTTCATCAGCTTTATTGGAGGTGCTTGATCCTGAACAAAATGGTACTTTTATTGATCATTATTTGGAAGTGGAATATGATCTTTCTGATGTCATGTTTATTACAACTGCCAATACTCTTAATATTCCAGGGCCGTTAATGGATCGGATGGAAATTATTCGTATTGCTGGCTATACTGAATGTGAAAAAATGGAGATTGTTAAACAGCATCTTTTACCAAAAGCATTGAAAGATCATTGTTTGACTAAAAAAGAGTTCAACGTTTCTGATGGTGCTATAAGGTCGATTATTCAATTTTACACACGTGAAGCGGGTGTCCGGAATCTTGAGCGTGAATTAATGAAGGTGGCACGTAAATCGGTTACAAAAATTCTTAAAACGCAGCAAAAATCTGTAAAGATTACAGAAAATAATATTAATGACTTCTTGGGTGTTAAGCGTTATCATTATAAACAGATTGAAGGTGAAAATCAAATTGGCATTGTTACTGGACTTGCATGGACCGAGGTTGGGGGAGAGCTATTGACCATTGAAGGTGTTATGATGTCAGGTAAAGGCAAAATGACTGTAACTGGAAATTTGCGTGATATCATGAAGGAATCAATTTCAGCAGCAGCGTCTTATGTGCGTTTTCGTGCTCTTGATTTTGGTATTGAGCCACCACTTTTTGATAAGCGTGATATCCATGTTCATGTTCCAGAAGGCGCTACGCCAAAAGATGGGCCATCAGCTGGGATTGCAATGGTAACGGCAATTGTTTCGGTATTAACGGGGATAGCTGTACATAAAGATATTGCGATGACTGGCGAAATCACTTTACGGGGGCGTGTTTTACCAATTGGCGGATTGAAAGAGAAATTACTTGCAGCTCTTCGAGGAGGTATAAAGAAAGTGCTCATTCCTGAAGAAAATGCAAAAGATTTGATTGATATTCCCGACGATGTCAAAAACAACATGGAAATTATTCCAATAAGTCATGTGAGTGAAGTTCTTAAACATGCTTTGGTTCGTTTCCCTGATCCTATTGAATGGACAGAGTCTTCTGCGGTGTCTGTGCCCATCAGGACAGAAA